One genomic segment of Euzebya sp. includes these proteins:
- a CDS encoding M48 family metalloprotease, whose protein sequence is MTRPPPVAAVAAGVALAVLVAVEVTRATAPPVAPVDPSTFLDPAALQAALDHRTPLRWVAVAAALLRAGTAIAVVWWVARRRGAGVVAGRLRLLRVGLAAAALWAATDLVRVPLRLWAWRRAVDVGLSTQELAGWARDWLVESVPYWIGVALAVAGAAWVRERWPTAWVPIAGVAGGVVGAVLVVLSPLLFEPLLFDLRPLEPGGLRDGIDELVERTGGGGDADVLVADASRRTTASNAYVSGIAATRRIVLYDTLIDEAPEGEVLAIVAHELGHDLHHDVERAAVSLVAVAVLTAWAVDRVVAGRLTGADGRVSTRGAVTAIGLVVVLAVVFGPVERWSSRRAEAAADAAALALLEDPGDYGSMLRGLARRNLSDPAPPPWAVGLFHSHPPIASRIARAASGQAP, encoded by the coding sequence GTGACGCGGCCTCCGCCGGTCGCCGCGGTCGCCGCGGGTGTGGCCCTGGCCGTGCTGGTCGCGGTGGAGGTGACCCGCGCGACCGCACCCCCGGTCGCCCCGGTCGACCCGTCGACGTTCCTCGACCCGGCAGCGCTGCAGGCGGCGCTCGACCACCGGACGCCGCTGCGGTGGGTCGCCGTGGCCGCCGCCCTGCTCCGCGCCGGCACGGCCATCGCGGTCGTGTGGTGGGTGGCCCGCCGTCGCGGTGCCGGGGTCGTCGCGGGACGGCTGCGACTGCTCCGCGTCGGCCTGGCTGCCGCGGCGCTGTGGGCCGCCACGGACCTCGTCCGGGTGCCGCTGCGGCTGTGGGCCTGGCGACGGGCCGTCGACGTCGGCCTCTCCACCCAGGAGCTCGCCGGCTGGGCGCGTGACTGGCTGGTCGAGTCGGTGCCCTACTGGATCGGCGTCGCGCTCGCGGTCGCCGGAGCCGCCTGGGTGCGGGAGCGGTGGCCGACCGCCTGGGTGCCGATCGCCGGTGTGGCGGGCGGCGTCGTCGGGGCGGTGCTCGTGGTGCTCAGCCCGCTGCTGTTCGAGCCGCTCCTGTTCGACCTCCGACCCCTCGAGCCGGGAGGGCTGCGCGACGGCATCGACGAGCTGGTCGAGCGCACCGGTGGGGGAGGGGACGCGGACGTGCTGGTCGCCGACGCGAGCCGCCGCACGACCGCGTCGAACGCCTACGTCTCCGGGATCGCCGCGACCCGGCGGATCGTCCTGTACGACACGCTGATCGACGAAGCGCCGGAGGGTGAGGTCCTCGCCATCGTCGCCCACGAACTGGGTCACGACCTGCACCACGACGTGGAGCGGGCAGCGGTCTCCCTCGTCGCCGTGGCGGTGCTGACGGCGTGGGCGGTGGACCGGGTGGTGGCCGGGCGCCTGACCGGCGCCGACGGCCGGGTCAGCACCCGCGGGGCGGTCACCGCGATCGGGCTCGTCGTGGTCCTGGCCGTCGTGTTCGGGCCCGTCGAGCGGTGGTCGTCGCGCCGCGCGGAGGCCGCCGCGGACGCTGCGGCCCTGGCGCTGCTCGAGGACCCCGGCGACTACGGGTCCATGCTGCGCGGTCTGGCGCGCCGTAACCTCTCGGACCCGGCCCCGCCCCCCTGGGCCGTGGGGCTGTTCCACTCCCACCCCCCGATCGCCTCGCGGATCGCCCGGGCCGCGAGCGGACAGGCGCCATGA
- a CDS encoding glycosyltransferase family 4 protein gives MTSDDLDQPVPRTLWVTNDFPPRSGGIEQMVSHLVGTLPPETVHVLASPWEGDAAHDARAAHGIDRVHRRPLLPTPGLLRTVRRAVTAHRADVVVFGSAWPLAELAARLDVPTLGISHGREAGMVRYGFAPLIRRLARGCTAMTLLSDYTAAQLAPVVDRLTDVHRLPGGVDTAVFTPDGPDARARYGLDADTPVVVCISRLVRRKGQDVLVRIWPEVRRRVPDAHLLVVGTGPLGDELAAAVRERDLGDAVTLAGEVAWDELPAHYRTGDVFAMPCRTRLGGMDVEGLGLVFLEAQACGVPVVVGDSGGAPETVLDGRTGAVVDGTDDRDVLEAVVAILGDRERARHMGRDARAHVEATWDWAVIGERLRAALDAAAGQRVR, from the coding sequence ATGACCTCCGACGACCTCGACCAGCCCGTCCCCCGGACGCTGTGGGTCACCAACGACTTCCCGCCGCGCTCGGGCGGGATCGAGCAGATGGTGTCCCACCTCGTCGGGACGCTGCCGCCCGAGACCGTCCACGTGCTGGCCTCGCCGTGGGAGGGGGACGCGGCCCACGACGCCCGGGCGGCGCACGGGATCGACCGCGTCCACCGCCGGCCGCTCCTGCCCACCCCCGGCCTGCTGCGGACCGTCCGCCGGGCGGTCACCGCGCACCGCGCCGACGTGGTGGTCTTCGGGTCGGCCTGGCCCCTGGCGGAGCTCGCGGCTCGCCTGGACGTGCCCACCCTCGGCATCAGCCACGGCCGCGAAGCCGGCATGGTCCGCTACGGGTTCGCGCCGCTGATCCGGCGGCTGGCGCGCGGGTGCACGGCGATGACGCTGCTCAGCGACTACACCGCCGCCCAGCTCGCCCCCGTCGTCGACCGGCTCACGGACGTCCACCGGCTGCCGGGCGGGGTCGACACCGCGGTGTTCACCCCCGACGGACCCGATGCCCGGGCGCGCTACGGACTGGACGCCGACACGCCGGTCGTCGTCTGCATCAGCCGGCTGGTGCGGCGCAAGGGCCAGGACGTGCTGGTCCGGATCTGGCCGGAGGTCCGCCGGCGGGTGCCCGACGCGCACCTGCTGGTCGTCGGCACAGGCCCGCTGGGCGACGAGCTGGCCGCCGCGGTCCGCGAGCGCGACCTGGGTGACGCCGTGACGCTGGCCGGCGAGGTGGCCTGGGACGAGCTGCCCGCCCACTACCGGACCGGCGACGTGTTCGCGATGCCGTGCCGCACCCGCCTCGGCGGCATGGACGTCGAGGGGCTCGGCCTCGTGTTCCTCGAGGCGCAGGCGTGCGGCGTGCCGGTCGTCGTCGGTGACAGCGGCGGGGCGCCGGAGACCGTCCTCGACGGCAGGACCGGTGCGGTGGTGGACGGCACCGACGACCGTGACGTCCTCGAGGCGGTCGTGGCCATCCTCGGCGATCGGGAGCGCGCACGCCACATGGGCCGGGACGCCCGCGCGCACGTCGAGGCGACCTGGGACTGGGCGGTCATCGGCGAGCGCCTGCGGGCCGCGCTCGACGCCGCCGCCGGCCAGCGCGTCCGCTGA
- a CDS encoding biotin carboxylase N-terminal domain-containing protein, with the protein MITRLLIANRGEIACRIARTARAMGIEVVAVHGRPDADAAHVAAADVAVPLDGTTAAETYLDIDALLAAARTAGADAVHPGYGFLAENAAFARAVIDAGLTWVGPSPEAIAAMGDKLAAKRIMADAGVPTLPSTTDPADAADIGFPVIVKAAAGGGGKGMRVVTDPADLDEAVAAARREAAGAFGDDTVFVERYLERPRHIEVQVLADTHGRVVHLGERECSIQRRHQKVIEEAPSPVVDAAARERLGRAAVAAAEAIGYVGAGTVEFVAVEAADGLEFSFLEVNTRLQVEHPVTEAVWRVGDDPAPLDLVRLQLLVADGAPLPFDQADLHLDGWAVEARLYAEDPAAGFLPATGTVELLAPANLPSTRWDSGVRTGDVISPHFDPMIAKVIAHGPTRTEAVRLAATELARTRLHGVTTNRDALVAVLRHPAFVAGDLHTGFLDAHLTPEALAPAPSPEAVTAHVAAAALAGLHRRRRAARVPRHVPAGGRHNPADPQRTACRHRGSEIAATHRPTGGEGWAVAVDDVTHPVVLHGIAGDDAVVVELTVDGRRLRCAVDRVDGGPGEEAIWLVDSPLGATRLVEVPRFPTAVAAAVEGGLVAPMPGAVIAVHVGEGDEVVEGQPLVVLEAMKMEHRITAPEPGTVAEVGVAVGDQVEAGAVLVVIEAG; encoded by the coding sequence ATGATCACCCGCCTGCTGATCGCCAACCGCGGCGAGATCGCCTGCCGCATCGCCCGGACCGCACGGGCGATGGGCATCGAGGTCGTCGCCGTCCACGGCCGCCCCGACGCCGACGCCGCCCACGTCGCCGCCGCCGACGTCGCGGTGCCCCTCGACGGCACCACCGCCGCGGAGACCTACCTCGACATCGACGCGCTGCTGGCCGCCGCCCGCACCGCGGGCGCCGACGCGGTCCACCCCGGCTACGGGTTCCTCGCCGAGAACGCCGCCTTCGCCCGAGCGGTCATCGACGCCGGCCTGACCTGGGTCGGTCCCTCCCCCGAGGCGATCGCCGCGATGGGCGACAAGCTGGCCGCCAAGCGGATCATGGCCGACGCGGGGGTCCCCACCCTCCCCTCCACCACCGACCCGGCCGACGCCGCGGACATCGGCTTCCCGGTGATCGTCAAGGCCGCCGCCGGCGGGGGCGGCAAGGGCATGCGGGTGGTCACCGACCCCGCCGACCTGGACGAGGCCGTGGCCGCCGCCAGGCGGGAGGCCGCCGGGGCGTTCGGCGACGACACGGTCTTCGTCGAGCGCTACCTGGAGCGGCCGCGCCACATCGAGGTGCAGGTCCTCGCCGACACCCACGGGCGGGTCGTGCACCTCGGCGAGCGGGAGTGCTCGATCCAGCGCCGCCACCAGAAGGTCATCGAGGAGGCGCCCTCCCCCGTCGTGGACGCCGCCGCCCGCGAGCGGTTGGGCCGTGCGGCCGTGGCCGCCGCGGAGGCCATCGGCTACGTCGGCGCCGGGACGGTGGAGTTCGTGGCCGTCGAGGCCGCCGACGGGCTCGAGTTCTCGTTCCTCGAGGTCAACACCCGCCTGCAGGTCGAGCACCCGGTCACCGAGGCGGTGTGGCGCGTCGGCGACGACCCCGCGCCGCTCGACCTGGTCCGGCTGCAGCTCCTCGTGGCCGACGGCGCGCCGCTGCCGTTCGACCAGGCCGACCTGCACCTCGACGGGTGGGCGGTCGAGGCGCGGCTGTACGCCGAGGACCCGGCGGCGGGGTTCCTGCCGGCGACCGGCACCGTCGAGCTGCTCGCACCGGCGAACCTGCCGAGCACCCGCTGGGACAGCGGCGTCCGCACCGGCGACGTCATCAGCCCGCACTTCGACCCGATGATCGCGAAGGTCATCGCGCACGGGCCCACCCGGACCGAGGCGGTGCGGCTGGCCGCCACCGAGCTGGCGCGCACCCGCCTGCACGGGGTCACGACCAACCGCGACGCGCTGGTCGCGGTGCTGCGCCACCCCGCCTTCGTCGCCGGCGACCTGCACACGGGCTTCCTCGACGCCCACCTGACCCCGGAGGCGCTGGCACCCGCCCCCTCCCCCGAGGCCGTGACCGCGCACGTCGCCGCGGCGGCGCTGGCGGGCCTGCACCGCCGCCGCCGCGCCGCCCGCGTCCCGCGCCACGTCCCCGCGGGGGGGCGCCACAACCCGGCCGACCCCCAGCGCACCGCGTGCCGCCACCGCGGATCCGAGATCGCCGCCACCCACCGCCCGACGGGTGGGGAGGGGTGGGCGGTCGCCGTCGACGACGTCACCCACCCCGTGGTCCTGCACGGCATCGCCGGGGACGACGCCGTGGTGGTCGAGCTGACCGTCGACGGCCGTCGGCTGCGCTGCGCCGTCGACCGGGTGGACGGCGGTCCGGGCGAGGAGGCGATCTGGCTGGTCGACTCACCCCTCGGCGCGACGCGGCTGGTCGAGGTGCCCCGCTTCCCCACCGCCGTCGCCGCGGCCGTCGAGGGCGGCCTGGTCGCGCCCATGCCCGGCGCGGTGATCGCCGTGCACGTCGGGGAGGGCGACGAGGTCGTCGAGGGCCAGCCGCTCGTGGTGCTCGAGGCGATGAAGATGGAGCACCGCATCACCGCACCCGAGCCTGGGACGGTCGCCGAGGTCGGCGTGGCGGTCGGCGACCAGGTCGAGGCCGGCGCGGTCCTGGTCGTGATCGAGGCCGGCTAG
- a CDS encoding acyl-CoA carboxylase subunit beta has protein sequence MDVLGTRIDPRSDAYRENADGMAALLATLDELTAEANAGGGDRYVERHRRRGRLLPRERIELLVDRDSALLELSVLTANGTEYAVGGSGVSAIGVVNGVECAISASDPTVKGGAVNPYGLRKSLRLMEIARENRLPLINLTESAGADLPRQAEIFVPGGESFKNLTQLSKAGIPTIALVFGPSTAGGAYVPGMSDYSVMVEGQARVYLGGPPLVKMATGEDAEEEPLGGAAMHSTTSGVSDYLAADELDAIRIGRQIVGHLNWRKRGPEPRGPGDPPVHDPEELIGIGSTDVKVPFDVTEVIARVVDGSRFEAFKPRYGPQLICGWAEIHGYPVGILGNNGILFGPEAQKGSQFIQLCNQTDTPLVFLQNITGFMVGTAYEQGGIIKDGAKLINAVANSEVPHLTVMIGASYGAGNYGMCGRAYDPRFLFTWPNHRIAVMGPAQLAGVMRIVMEQRMAAQGQEVDPAVADQMTQAFQDEIESQSTALYATARLWDDGIIDPRETRTVLGIALSAAHSAPVAGARGYGVFRH, from the coding sequence ATGGACGTGCTCGGCACCCGCATCGATCCCCGCAGCGACGCGTACCGCGAGAACGCCGACGGGATGGCGGCCCTCCTGGCCACCCTCGACGAGCTCACCGCGGAGGCCAACGCGGGCGGGGGCGATCGGTACGTCGAGCGCCACCGCCGCCGCGGTCGCCTCCTCCCCCGGGAGCGCATCGAGCTCCTCGTCGACCGCGACTCCGCCCTGCTCGAGCTGTCGGTCCTCACCGCCAACGGCACCGAGTACGCCGTCGGCGGGTCCGGCGTGTCCGCCATCGGCGTCGTCAACGGGGTCGAGTGCGCGATCAGCGCATCAGACCCCACCGTCAAGGGCGGCGCGGTCAACCCCTACGGGCTCCGCAAGTCCCTCCGACTCATGGAGATCGCTCGGGAGAACCGCCTGCCCCTGATCAACCTGACCGAGTCCGCCGGCGCGGACCTGCCCCGCCAGGCGGAGATCTTCGTGCCGGGCGGCGAGTCGTTCAAGAACCTCACCCAGCTGTCGAAGGCCGGGATCCCCACGATCGCGCTGGTCTTCGGCCCCTCGACCGCCGGCGGGGCGTACGTGCCCGGCATGAGCGACTACTCGGTCATGGTCGAGGGCCAGGCCCGGGTGTACCTCGGCGGTCCGCCGCTCGTGAAGATGGCCACCGGGGAGGACGCCGAGGAGGAGCCCCTCGGCGGTGCCGCGATGCACTCGACGACCAGCGGCGTCAGCGACTACCTGGCGGCCGACGAGCTGGACGCGATCCGCATCGGCCGTCAGATCGTGGGGCACCTCAACTGGCGCAAGCGGGGGCCCGAGCCGCGAGGCCCCGGCGACCCGCCGGTGCACGACCCCGAGGAGCTGATCGGCATCGGCTCGACCGACGTCAAGGTCCCCTTCGACGTCACCGAGGTCATCGCCCGGGTGGTCGACGGGTCGCGGTTCGAGGCGTTCAAGCCCCGCTACGGCCCGCAACTGATCTGCGGCTGGGCGGAGATCCACGGCTACCCCGTCGGGATCCTCGGCAACAACGGGATCCTCTTCGGCCCGGAGGCGCAGAAGGGGTCGCAGTTCATCCAGCTGTGCAACCAGACCGACACCCCGCTCGTCTTCCTGCAGAACATCACCGGGTTCATGGTCGGGACCGCCTACGAGCAGGGCGGGATCATCAAGGACGGCGCCAAGCTCATCAACGCGGTCGCGAACTCCGAGGTCCCCCACCTCACGGTCATGATCGGCGCGTCCTACGGGGCGGGGAACTACGGCATGTGCGGGCGGGCGTACGATCCCCGGTTCCTCTTCACCTGGCCGAACCACCGCATCGCGGTCATGGGCCCCGCGCAGCTGGCGGGGGTGATGCGGATCGTCATGGAGCAGCGCATGGCCGCCCAGGGCCAGGAGGTCGATCCCGCGGTCGCCGACCAGATGACCCAGGCGTTCCAGGACGAGATCGAGTCGCAGTCCACCGCCCTGTACGCGACCGCGCGGCTGTGGGACGACGGGATCATCGATCCGCGCGAGACCCGCACGGTGTTGGGGATCGCGCTGTCCGCCGCCCACTCCGCCCCCGTCGCCGGCGCCCGCGGCTACGGCGTGTTCCGCCACTGA
- a CDS encoding nuclear transport factor 2 family protein: MGAPAATDSATEPVVRRFMQCRRRGPLDPSEITQLLTEDAEYVEIIDGKALSVTGAVHIAEVFRRLWGGIAPGATMQVIRHAVVDEGTAVGHWVRSSGGVEVHGRDTLTLTGGRISRITVEEFAGARIPDLTAVRA; the protein is encoded by the coding sequence ATGGGAGCTCCCGCCGCCACCGACTCCGCCACCGAACCGGTCGTCCGCCGCTTCATGCAGTGCCGGCGGCGTGGTCCGCTCGATCCGTCCGAGATCACCCAGCTGCTGACCGAGGACGCCGAGTACGTCGAGATCATCGACGGCAAGGCGCTGTCGGTCACCGGCGCGGTCCACATCGCCGAGGTGTTCCGGCGGCTGTGGGGCGGGATCGCCCCCGGTGCGACGATGCAGGTGATCCGCCACGCCGTCGTCGACGAGGGCACCGCCGTGGGCCACTGGGTCCGCTCGAGCGGCGGGGTGGAGGTCCACGGCCGGGACACCCTCACCCTCACCGGCGGTCGGATCAGCCGCATCACCGTCGAGGAGTTCGCCGGCGCCCGGATCCCGGACCTGACCGCCGTCCGGGCCTGA
- a CDS encoding ABC transporter permease has product MTTTDQGVLSTASIEQRHRTGVLAALADGWTIGKRNLKHFTRLPRLLVFSTIQPVMFVLLFGYVFDGIAQGDLPEGYPNYLAFVLPGIFIQSTVFRMTQTAVGLAEDLERGVIDRFRSLPMSRSGVLVGRTIADLVRSMAVILLMVVFGVVVGFRFQNGPLAALGSIAVVALIGYALSWVFVFVALNVPGAESAQSAAFVAAFPLSFVSSVFVPTESISLGWLAAIARNSPITAAADAARGLAVAGPILQPTLQVLAWTAGLLALFIPLSVARFRRVE; this is encoded by the coding sequence GTGACCACGACCGACCAGGGGGTCCTGTCGACCGCGTCGATCGAGCAGCGCCACCGCACCGGCGTGCTCGCCGCGCTGGCCGACGGGTGGACCATCGGCAAGCGGAACCTGAAGCACTTCACGCGGCTCCCGCGGCTGCTGGTCTTCTCGACGATCCAGCCGGTCATGTTCGTGCTGCTGTTCGGCTACGTCTTCGACGGCATCGCCCAGGGCGACCTGCCGGAGGGCTACCCGAACTACCTGGCGTTCGTCCTCCCGGGCATCTTCATCCAGTCGACGGTGTTCCGGATGACCCAGACGGCGGTCGGGCTGGCCGAGGACCTCGAGAGAGGGGTGATCGACCGCTTCCGGTCCCTGCCGATGTCCCGCTCCGGGGTGCTCGTCGGCCGGACGATCGCCGACCTCGTCCGCAGCATGGCCGTGATCCTGCTCATGGTGGTCTTCGGGGTGGTCGTCGGGTTCAGGTTCCAGAACGGGCCGCTGGCCGCGCTCGGCTCCATCGCAGTCGTCGCGCTGATCGGCTACGCCCTCAGCTGGGTGTTCGTCTTCGTCGCGCTCAACGTGCCGGGGGCGGAGTCCGCCCAGTCCGCCGCGTTCGTGGCGGCGTTCCCGCTGTCGTTCGTGTCGAGCGTGTTCGTCCCCACCGAGTCCATCTCACTCGGGTGGCTGGCCGCGATCGCGCGCAACTCCCCGATCACCGCGGCAGCCGACGCCGCTCGCGGCCTGGCGGTCGCCGGACCGATCCTGCAGCCGACCCTCCAGGTGCTGGCGTGGACCGCCGGGCTGCTGGCGCTGTTCATCCCGCTCAGCGTGGCGAGGTTCCGCCGGGTCGAGTGA